The genomic segment GTGTAGTCGTAGTGCACCCTGACGATTTCCTCCAGCTTACCGGCAATTTCCTGGGTAACGGTTTCCTTGCCCCGGAGGCAGAAGCGATCCAAAACCCAGCCGATGAGGTACGGCACCCCCATGAGCGCCACCAGGTTTTGGATGAAGAAGATCAGGGCGTACGCGGTGCCCAGCCGCCTTTCCTCCACGATCTTGGGCACGGATGGCCACATGGCCGAGGGCACCAAGGAAAACCCAACGCCCAAAAGTAAAACCGCCACCACCGCCACCGGCCAGAACTTCAGGAAAGGAACCGCCAGCAAGAGGTGGGAACCGGTGATGAAGAGCGCGCCCAAAAGCATGATGGTGGCGCCTTTTCCTTTGCGGTCGTAGAGGTTGCCAAAAAACGGGGTAAGCAGGATCGTGCCAAAGGGCAGAAGGGAAGGGATGATGCCGGAAAGCCGCTCTTCAATGCCAAACTTTTGCACCATGAGGTCCGGGGCGTACTTCAAGAACGGGAAGACCGCGGAGTAAAAAAGCGCGCAAAGCCCGGTGAGCAACCAAAAGCCCCGATCCGAAAGGATTCCGCCAATATCCGAAAGGCGGAACTGGTCCTCCGGGTTTGCACTTTCGCTTCCCCGCTCGCTGGCATCCAGACGGCGATCCAGCGAAGCAAAAAACAGAAAGGCCACCAAGCCAAAGGCCAACGCCAGGGTCCCAACCATAAAGGGGCCGGCCACGCTTAAAGCCACGGCAATGGCCGCACCGCTTCCCAAAGCAACAGCGGTGCCCAACCTGCCCACCGCCACCTGCAGCCCCATGGCTAAGGCCATTTCATGCCCCTTGAACCAGCGCACGATGATCTTGGTGGCGGTAATGCCAAACCACTCGATGCCCACCCCAAAAAGCGCGTAGCCCAAAGCTGCCATCAAAACCTGGGCCTTCACCCCTAACCACTGGGAACCGGCCAGGGAGGTGGTAGCCAGCGCCCACCATTGGGCCGCCGTGCCCAAAAACATGAAGGCAATGGCCAAAAAGCCCGTAAGCCGCGCCCCCAGGCGGTCCAGGACAATGCCCCCAACCACCAGCATGCCCAAGAACACGTTGAACCAGCCGTAAGCCCCGGTGTAAAAGCCGTACTCGGTGCTGGTCCACCCCAGCTGGCCCTCCAACAGCGGCTTCAAGGGCGAGGCCACATCGGCCACGTAGTAGCCGCACAGCATGCCCATGGAAACCAGCGCCATGGCGGTCCAGCGCACGGTTTTTTGCTCGCGAAGGCTTGTGGTCTGGCTCATATTGCCCCCTTTGCTTGCGGTTTGCCACGCACGGTTGGCAAGTCTAAGCCCGTTGCCGCCGCCGGTGCAAATGTACTGCCCCGCTCGCCCCGGAATTTACCTGGAGGTGCGCTGCTCACTGCCGGTTCGTCGGTTTAACGCGCAGGGGGAGGTACCGGGGTGCTTCCCGGTCGGCGGGAGCAAACGGGTTGATACCGTCACCGGCAGGCTGGAAAGCCTTATTCCAGGCCCTGAAGTTGAGCTCAGGGTTCGAGTGGGGGTGGTCGCTAGGCCCGCCCAGGCCCTAACCTGTCTCCTGATCCACAAGCCCCCGGTCCGCTGCGCTACCTGCCTGCGTTCGGTAAGCCCATAGGTCACATTTTTACCCTGCTGCACCCCAGACCGGGGGAGCAGCAAACCTCAGGGCGCACCCTCTCCACCGGCAACGGAATGGCACCTCGAGCCTAGTACGCGCACTCGAGGCCCATCTTGCTTAAGTTCTTCACCCCCCCATTGCAACCTCGCTCGCTGCAGCTGCCCGGCTTTCCACCTACCCGGCGGAGGTAACTGACGACGGCTTCCTTCCAAGCCAAATCCAGAGGTGTGCAGCCTTCTTTGTTCGTTGCGTTCACCTTCGCCCCTTTGGTAACCAGAAGTTTGACAACCTCGAGACTTCCACCTAATGCTGCCGCGTGAAGAGGGGTGCAGTCATCGGTGTCTTTTGCGTTGACAGAAGCGCCTTTACGAACCAGCAACTCAACTACATCGCCACGTCCGTGCCTGGCTGCCACGTGCAGGACCGTCACACCTGAATTATTCCGTGCGTTGACATCTAGACCTTTGGCAATCAGAACCTTCGTTATCTCGGGATTGCTACTGCGAACCGCTTCGTGAAGGGCGGTCCAGCCGCATTTATCCCTCGTCTGCACCTGGACTCCTCTGGCAATCAAGAAATCTACCACGTCACGCTTTCCGGAAAGGACCGCCGAGTGAAGCACGCTCCGCCCATTGGAGTCTTTCGCATTAACGTCCGCGCCTCTGGCTACCAAAAATTCAACCACTTCCCGGCTTCCCCCATAGGCAGCTTCGTGAAGCAGCGTCTGCCCATCGTTGTCCCTGGCGTTCAAATCGGCGCCTCTGGCCACCAAAAATTCCACCATCTCCCGGCTTCCCCTATAGGCCGCCTGGTGAAGGACCGTCCGTCCGCCAGCAGTCTTCGCGTTAACATCGGCTCCATGTGCCACCAATATTTCCACCACATGGTGCTCGCCTCTGTAGGCCGCGCTGTGAAGAGCAGTGAAGCCGGCATCGTCCTCAGCGTTTACCTGGGCACCGTTGGCGAGTAAAAACTCCACGACCTCCCGGTGGCCCTCCTCGGCGGCTATCTGCAGGGGCGTTTCGCCTCGTCGAGTGCGTTCGTTAACGTCGGCACCCCTGGCGATTAGAGCTGCCGCCACCTCCCGGCTCCCGCGGAAAGAAGCGCAATGCAGCGCCGTTTGGCCGTCTTCATCGCGGGCGTTCACATCGAAGCCTTTGGCCAGGAGAAACTCCACCACCTCTCGGTTTCCACTGAGGGCTGCAAAATGCAGCGTCGTCCTCCCATCTCTAGCTTTCCTCTGCGCATCGGCGCCTTTGGCTATTAAGAGTTCCACCACTGGTAGATGGCCACTCCAAGCCGCCACGTGAACGACGGTCACGCCAGCGTTGTTACTGGCATTCACATCCGCGCCCTTATCGATCAAGAACTCAGTTATTTCAGCACTTCCACCAAAAGCCGCGTGGTGGAGGACGCTCAAGCCGCTGCTATCTCTTGCGTTTACATTAGCTCCTCTGGCCACCAAAAGTTCAACCACTTCACGCCTGCCGTTCCCCGCCGCCAGGTGCAGCGCGGTCACGCCACCGTTGTCCGCAGCGTTTACGTCGCTCGACCTGGCCAATAAGAGCGCAACGACCTCCCGGGGGGCTTTCTCGGCGGCGTAGTGTAAAGCTGACCGGCCGAGCCCGTCTCGGGCGCTAACCTCTGCTCCGTGGGTCAGTAGGCACCTGCAAAGGCTCCAATCCCCTGCTTGTGCGGCTTTTAGGACCGCATCGCTCCCGTTGTCCTTCCCCGCCTCCATACCGCTTTTTGCTGGCGACACCACGCATGGGCCTTTGGTTAGTTTTGGTGGGGAAACAGTAAGAAGGGTTTCGCGGGAAGAAGAGGACACCTTTGAAGGCCCATTGCCAGCGAACAGCGGAGCGGCAAAGATAAATCCAGCAGCAAGCTTTCTAACCAGCGTCTGCGACCTTCCCACGGCCAAAGGTTACCGAAACCGGCAGAAAAAGGCACGTTTCGGCTTACAGACCTCGGCAGGGAGCGCGGAAACGCCCCGGCCAAAACCGTAGGGTTGGCACCGGCTGGATGCTGCGGAGCCCGCGGCGTTAGGGACAAACCACACCAATAGTCGATAGGCCACAAAAGACCGCCTAACCACAAAGCGCATTGGGGGCTTAGCTTCCCGGTTCCGCACAGCTTGCAAGCTTTCCTTCCAGCGTTCGGCCCAGGGCGGTAAGGCCGAAGGCCAAATGCTCCGGTGGGACCAGGAGGCTCACAACCAGGAACCCCTCGTGGGGGAAATCAAAAAAGAAACCGGGGTAGAGGGCCACGCCGCTTTTCTCCAAAAGCTCGCACACCAAATCCTCTTCGCTTACCACCCGGGGGAAGCGCAGCACCGCGCTCCAGCCGCCTTCCGGTTCCAGAAGCTGCAGGAAGGGAAACGCGGCAAGCTCCTGCTTTAAAAGCTGAAGGTTGGCTTTCACGCGCTCGCCAATGCCCTGGCGGACCGCAAGCCCCCGGGACAGGATTTCCGGAAGAGCCTCCTGGGTGGGGGTGGCCACCGAAAGGTAGGTGTCGGCCAGAAACTCAAGCCTCGAGAAGGCCTCCCCTGCCAGCTCTTCCGGCCCTGAAACCACCATCCAGCCCACCTTCAGCTGCGGCAAGCCTACGAGCTTGGAAAGCCCCCCCAGCACAAAGGTCAGGCAATGGGGGTTGCCGGCAAAGCTTTGCCTCGGGCTTTCGCTTAAGGGAAACTCCCAGAACACCTCGTCCGCCACCAGAGCCCACCCCCGTTGCCGGCACAGCGCCACAAGCGCTTCCCGTTCGCCGGGCGGAACCACCGTTCCCGTGGGGTTGTTGGGCTGCACCACCACCACCGCTTTGACCCCTTCCCGGAGGGAAATGCGGGCGGCATCCAGGCGAAACCCGGTCTCCTCGGGAAGCGGGTAAAAAAACGTCTGGCAGCTTTCCGCCCTGAGCAGATGCTCGAAAAGCGGGTAGGAAGGTTGGGGCACCAAAAAGCCCTCGCCGGGCTCGCACAGGAGCTTGGCCAGCAAGCTGTAGCTTTCGGAAGTGGAAGCGGTAAGCAAAATCTGCTCCGGGGACACCGGCAGGCCCTGGGCGCGGTAAAGCTGGGCCACCGCCTCCCGGGCCGAGGAAAGCCCCGCCGACGCGGGGTGGTAGGCCATCCCCCGGGGGTCAGCCAGAGGCGCTAAAAGGTCGGGAGGGTAGGGCAAACCCACCAGGGTGGGGTTGGAAACCGTGAGGTCCACGCGGGGGGGAAAGGCCGAAAGCATCTGCGACCAGCGGTTGGGCACAAGCGAGGGAACCCGCGATGAAAACACGGCGCATTTTGCCACGTTCCACGTGAAACCCTTCTGTTACAATGGCACCCGTTTGCGAAAGGAGGCTTGCCATGACCGAACTTCTCCCCCCTCGCACCCAGGAATACAAGGCCCGAGCCCGGGAAGTGGCGGAAAAGTACGCCCGTCCGGTGGCCGCAGAGCTGGATCGCACCGGCGAATACCCCTGGAGCGTGATCCAGGCCCTCAAGGACTACGACCTCATGGGCATCTGGATCCCCAAAGAGTACGGAGGGCACGGCGCCGGTGTGCTGGACATGTGCGTGGTGGTGGAAGAGCTCTCCCGGGCCTGTGGCGGCATTGGTGTGGCCTACGCGGTGAACGCCCTGGGAAGCTTCCCCATCGTGCTGGGGGGCACCGAGGAGCAAAAGCAAAAGTACCTCCCCGCCGTGGCCAAGGGGGAAAAGCTCATTGCCTTCGGGCTTTCCGAAAAGTGGTCTGGCTCCGATGCCGGTTCCCTCATTGCCACCGCCCAAAAGGACGGCGACAGCTACGTGATTAACGGCGAAAAGAAGTGGAACACCAACGGTGGCGTGGCCTCCCTTTACACCGTGTACGCCGCCACCGACCGCAGCCGGGGTACCCGCGGCATTTCCGCCTTCATCGTGGAAAAGGGCACGCCCGGATTTGAAATCGGCAAGCGGGAAGACACCATGGGCATCCGCTGCGTGCCGGTGCACGAGCTGCACTTTAAAAACTGCCGGGTCCCCGCCGAGAACCTGCTCGGTGGCAAGGAAGGCACCGGCTTTGCCAACGCCATGATGACCTTGGACCGCGCCCGTCCGGGGGTGGCAGCGCAAGCGGTGGGGTTGGCCCAGGGGGCTTTGGAGTGGGCCATCCGCTACACCTCTGAGCGCCAGCAGTTTGGCCAATCGGTGATGTCGTTCCAGGCCATTCAGTTCATGCTGGCGGACATGGCCATTCAAATTGAAGCGGCGCGGCAGCTGGTGTACACCGCGGCCCGGGCCATTGATGCGGGTTTGCCCAACGTCTCCAAGCTGGCCGCCATGGCCAAGGTGATGGCCACCGACACCGCCATGCGGGTCACCACCGATGCCGTGCAGCTCTTCGGGGGTTACGGCTACTGCCGCGACTATCCGATCGAAAAGTACATGCGCGACGCCAAGATCACGCAAATTTACGAGGGCACCAACCAAATCCAAAGGGTGGTGATTGCCCGCGCTTTGACCCGGGAAGCCGATCAACTGGCGGGCCATCTCCAGGTGAAGGTGGAGCACTTCCCCAAAGAGTAGCGAGGCGCTTGACCTCGAGCCCCGCCAGCTGCAGCTGGTTCGCTCGCTTCTTGCGGATTTGCCGGCAGGGTACGAGGTGTGGGCCTTTGGCTCCCGGGTCACGGAAAAGGCCCAGCGTTTTTCCGACCTGAACTTGGTGCTGAAAGCTCCAGAACCCGTGCCGCTCACCCTTTTGGCCCGCCTGTCCCAGGCTTTTTCGGACTCCACCCTGCCCTTCACCGTGGACCTGGTGGACTGGCACCGCCTGCCGGAAAGCCTGCGGAAGGCTATTCGCGAGACCGGCGTGCGGGTTTTTCCGCCCCCAGAGGCAACCGAACGGTAAACGGCGGCGGGGGTGCGGGCAGGCGAAGCGTGCTCCACAGCGCGGTTCCATCGGGCACCGCCAGGCTCCCGGTGCTGGCATCGTAAGCCAGCGGCTTACCGGTAAACGGGTTTTCGCGCAGCGCTTCCGGGAAAAACCCCAAAGAAGCGGGGAGGCTGCCGTGTTCCCCGTGGTGGCGAAGGCAAAGCGTGGCGGTTTGCAGCAACAAACGCGAGGCCCGCACCCCTTGCGCCTGCGCCAAGACCAAAAGCAGCCGGGCTTCGTGGTTGCCGAGCTCCTCCCAACGGGTGTCCGCCGCCCACCGGGCGCAAGGTTGTGCCCCCAGAGCCGCAAGCTTGCGCGCCTTTTGTGCGCCGGAAAAACGCCAGAAATCCGCCGCCCCAAAGGTGGCGAGCCCGGTTTTCTCCGGAACCTCCTGACGCAGCGACGCCTCCTCCAGCCCCACCACCCGGCGAAACACCTCCTCCAGCGCTACCGGTGAAAAGGCATCCCTCAGCTGCGCAAGCTTTGCGGTAGGCAGGCGGGGATCCTCCAGAGCCAGGGCCAGCTCGGCAAGCTGCAGGCGCTCCAGGCTCACCCCTGCATGGAACACCGTGATCCCCGGCTCGGACTCCAAGC from the Thermoanaerobaculum aquaticum genome contains:
- a CDS encoding acyl-CoA dehydrogenase family protein encodes the protein MTELLPPRTQEYKARAREVAEKYARPVAAELDRTGEYPWSVIQALKDYDLMGIWIPKEYGGHGAGVLDMCVVVEELSRACGGIGVAYAVNALGSFPIVLGGTEEQKQKYLPAVAKGEKLIAFGLSEKWSGSDAGSLIATAQKDGDSYVINGEKKWNTNGGVASLYTVYAATDRSRGTRGISAFIVEKGTPGFEIGKREDTMGIRCVPVHELHFKNCRVPAENLLGGKEGTGFANAMMTLDRARPGVAAQAVGLAQGALEWAIRYTSERQQFGQSVMSFQAIQFMLADMAIQIEAARQLVYTAARAIDAGLPNVSKLAAMAKVMATDTAMRVTTDAVQLFGGYGYCRDYPIEKYMRDAKITQIYEGTNQIQRVVIARALTREADQLAGHLQVKVEHFPKE
- a CDS encoding nucleotidyltransferase family protein, with product MWAFGSRVTEKAQRFSDLNLVLKAPEPVPLTLLARLSQAFSDSTLPFTVDLVDWHRLPESLRKAIRETGVRVFPPPEATER
- a CDS encoding pyridoxal phosphate-dependent aminotransferase, with the translated sequence MAKCAVFSSRVPSLVPNRWSQMLSAFPPRVDLTVSNPTLVGLPYPPDLLAPLADPRGMAYHPASAGLSSAREAVAQLYRAQGLPVSPEQILLTASTSESYSLLAKLLCEPGEGFLVPQPSYPLFEHLLRAESCQTFFYPLPEETGFRLDAARISLREGVKAVVVVQPNNPTGTVVPPGEREALVALCRQRGWALVADEVFWEFPLSESPRQSFAGNPHCLTFVLGGLSKLVGLPQLKVGWMVVSGPEELAGEAFSRLEFLADTYLSVATPTQEALPEILSRGLAVRQGIGERVKANLQLLKQELAAFPFLQLLEPEGGWSAVLRFPRVVSEEDLVCELLEKSGVALYPGFFFDFPHEGFLVVSLLVPPEHLAFGLTALGRTLEGKLASCAEPGS
- a CDS encoding MFS transporter; translation: MSQTTSLREQKTVRWTAMALVSMGMLCGYYVADVASPLKPLLEGQLGWTSTEYGFYTGAYGWFNVFLGMLVVGGIVLDRLGARLTGFLAIAFMFLGTAAQWWALATTSLAGSQWLGVKAQVLMAALGYALFGVGIEWFGITATKIIVRWFKGHEMALAMGLQVAVGRLGTAVALGSGAAIAVALSVAGPFMVGTLALAFGLVAFLFFASLDRRLDASERGSESANPEDQFRLSDIGGILSDRGFWLLTGLCALFYSAVFPFLKYAPDLMVQKFGIEERLSGIIPSLLPFGTILLTPFFGNLYDRKGKGATIMLLGALFITGSHLLLAVPFLKFWPVAVVAVLLLGVGFSLVPSAMWPSVPKIVEERRLGTAYALIFFIQNLVALMGVPYLIGWVLDRFCLRGKETVTQEIAGKLEEIVRVHYDYTLPMLLFVLFGLLAVGFALAMKAEDRRRGYGLELPAGNVK
- a CDS encoding ankyrin repeat domain-containing protein, which produces MGRSQTLVRKLAAGFIFAAPLFAGNGPSKVSSSSRETLLTVSPPKLTKGPCVVSPAKSGMEAGKDNGSDAVLKAAQAGDWSLCRCLLTHGAEVSARDGLGRSALHYAAEKAPREVVALLLARSSDVNAADNGGVTALHLAAGNGRREVVELLVARGANVNARDSSGLSVLHHAAFGGSAEITEFLIDKGADVNASNNAGVTVVHVAAWSGHLPVVELLIAKGADAQRKARDGRTTLHFAALSGNREVVEFLLAKGFDVNARDEDGQTALHCASFRGSREVAAALIARGADVNERTRRGETPLQIAAEEGHREVVEFLLANGAQVNAEDDAGFTALHSAAYRGEHHVVEILVAHGADVNAKTAGGRTVLHQAAYRGSREMVEFLVARGADLNARDNDGQTLLHEAAYGGSREVVEFLVARGADVNAKDSNGRSVLHSAVLSGKRDVVDFLIARGVQVQTRDKCGWTALHEAVRSSNPEITKVLIAKGLDVNARNNSGVTVLHVAARHGRGDVVELLVRKGASVNAKDTDDCTPLHAAALGGSLEVVKLLVTKGAKVNATNKEGCTPLDLAWKEAVVSYLRRVGGKPGSCSERGCNGGVKNLSKMGLECAY